The segment ctgcttttgaatatgctatctaggttggtcataactttccttccaaggagtaagaatcttttaatttcatggctgcagtcaccatctgcagtgattttggagcccccaaaaataaagtctgacactgtttccactgtttccccatctatttcccatgaagtgatcggactggatgccatgatcttcattttctgaatgttgagctttaagtcaactttttcactctccacttgcactttcatcaagaggctttttaggtcctcttcactttctgccataagggtggtgtcatctacatatctgaggttattgatatttctcccggcaatcttgattccagcttgtgtttcttccagtccagtgtttctcatgatgtactctgcatataagttaaataaacagggtgacaatatacagccttgacgtactccttttcctatgtggaaccagtctgttgttccatgtccagttctaactgttgcttcctgacctgcatacaaatttctcaagaggcagattaggtggtctggtattctcatctctttcagaattttccgcagtttgttgtgatccacacagtcaaaggctttagcatagtcaataaagcaaaaatagatgtttttctggaactctcttgctttttccatgatccagcggatgttggcaatttgatctctggttcctctgccttttctaaaaccagcttgaacatcaggaagttcacggttcacatattgctgaagcctggcttggagaattttaagcattactttactagtgtgtgagagatgagtgcaactgtgcggtagtttgagcattctttggcattgcctttctttgggattggaatgaaaactgaccttttccagtcctgtggccactgctgagttttccaaatttgctggcatattgagtgcagcactttcacagcatcatctttcagaatttggaatagctcaactggaattctatcacctccactagctttgttcatagtgatgctttctaaggcccacttgacttcacattccaggatgtctgactctagatgagtgatcacaccatcgtgattatctgggtcgtgaagatcttgtttgtacagttcttctgtgtattcttgccatctcttcttaatatcttctgcttctgttaggtccataccatttctgtcctttattgagctcatctttgcatgaaatgttcctttggtatctctgattttcttgaagagatctctagtctttcccattctgttgttttcctctatttctttgcattgatcactgaagaaggctttcttatctcgtcttgctattctttggaactctgcattcagatgtttatatctttccttttctcctttgctttttgcttttcttcttttcacagctatttgtaaggcctccccagacagccattttgcttttttgcatttcttttccatggggatggtcttgatccctgtctcctgtacaatgtcatgaacctcattccatagctcatcaggcactctatccatcagatctaggcccttaaatctatttctcacttccactgtataatcataagggatttgatttaggtcatatcttaatggtctagtggtttcccctacttttttcaatttcagtctgaatttggcaataaggagttcatgatcttagccacagtcagctcctggtcttgtttttgctgactgtatagagcttctccatctttggctgcaaagaatataatcaatctgatttcggtgttgaccatctggtgatgtccatgtatagagtcttctcttgtgttgttgaaagagggtgtttgttatgaccattgcattttcttggcaaaactctattagtctttgccctgcttcattgtgtattccaaggccaaatttgcctgttactccaggtgtttcttgacttcctacttttgcattccagtcccctataatgaaaagaacatctcttttggatgttagttctaaaaggtcttgtaggtcttcatagaactgttcaacttcagcggttactggttggggcatagacttggattactgtgatattgaatggtttgccttggaaaggaacagagatgattctgtcgtttttgagattgcatccaagtactgcatttcggactcttttgttgaccatgatggctactccatttcttctgagggattcctgcccgcagtagtagatataatgggcatctgagttaaattcacccattccagtccatttcagtttgctgattcctagaatgtcgacattcactcttgccatctcttgtttgaccacttccaatttgccttgattcatggacctgacattccaggttcctatgcaatattgctctttacagcatcagacctcgcttctatcaccaatcacatccacagctgggtattgtttttgctttggctccatcccttcattctttctggagttatttctccactgatctccagtagcatattgggcccctactgacctggggagtatctctttcagtattctatcattttgccttttcatactgttcatggggttctcatggcaagaatattgaagtggtttgccactcccttctccagctgaccaCATTCTgtaaatctctccaccatgaccctcccatcttgggttgccccaggggcatggcttagtttcactgagttagacaaggctgtggtcctagtgtgattagattgacaagttttctgtgagtatggtttcagtgtgtctgcccgctgatgccttcttgcaacacctaccgtcttacttgggtttctcttaccttgggcgtggggtatctcttcatggctgctccagcaaagcacagccattgctccttacctttaTCAGGTAACAAAGTGCCTAATTTAGGTTGGGAGGGGCACTAGACCTGAAACAATATATCTTCAAGAGGTATGGTATTTCAATTCTAGTATAAGAGTTCATGTGTAAAAGTTTTCTGCATTATTGTACCTTGTGGTACATTTTATAGATCTGGTTAAAGCTTTGAtataatgtataatgtataattttaggTTTATTTAGAGACATTATAAATGACTACGTGGATTTTAGGGACAGTTTTCGCTAGTTTGTTGGATGGCATTTGGTTTTCACAAGTTGTTTTATTACCgagtcatctagtcaaagcagcACACATTGGctatttgctttttcttattttaaactcAACTAGCTacacttaaatattaaaaacattgtcTCTTGTCATTCTTCTGGAATAGTGTAGGTTTCTCTAGAAGTTGTGTGCCAGTTAAAAAGAAGTTGTCTAACAAAACAGCATCTCCTACCGTCCACTCCTAATTATTACAGTTGAGTTTGTTATTTTGCAATTTTATTCCAGTAGGTGTCAGTGCTGAGTTcagtaaaaaaaatcctttttccaAGTGCAAAATTTTAATTAGAAGACTGTATAAAGGTTCAGACGACGAGCAAGAAAACAGAATAGTTACATcgtttatttcttaaaagttcaaAACTCTTTCCTGGAGGCTCAAAAGAGACAGGGTCTCGCTATATTGCCCAGGCTGGAGTACAGTGGCTATTCACAGGCGCGATCCCACTACTGATCAGCACGGGAGTTTTGACCTGCTCCGTTTCCGACCTGGGCCGGTTCACCCCTCCTTAGGCAACCTGGTGGCCCCCCGCTCCCGGGAGGTCACCATATTGATGCCGAACTTAGTGCGGACACCCGATCGGCATAGCGCACTGCAGCCCAGAACTCCTGAGCTCAAGCGAtcctccagcctcagcctccCGAGTAGCTGGGATTACAGGCGCGCGCCACCGCGCCCGGCGATCGCAAACCTGCGCAAGATAACACTTGAGGCTGAGGTTTGGTGACGTCATCAGTTGTGCCCGCCTAGAATATTTGCAAGCCTCTCTCCGGCCCTGAGACTCCGTGGACACATTGCGCATGCGTCATTTATCAGCACTGCCTTCTGGGTAAACTGTCCTAAAATTTTGAAGAGCGCATGCGTACGCTCCCTCGTTCCTTTTACCTCGTTGCAGCTGAGAAAGCAACATGGGTCACCAGCAGCTCTACTGGAGCCATCCGAGAAAATTCGGCCAGGGTTCTCGCTCTTGGTGAGAAACAGAATGTGGTTGTTTGGAAGGGTTGCTTTGGGGCGCGACACTGCTTGAAATATAGTGTAGAGGAGCCCACGGGCGGCGCGTGGGGGGAGACGGAGAGGTGGCTGCCGCCATTTGCAGGCCTCCGATGGGTCCGTGGAGACCTGCAGGGCGAGTGGTGGCCCCCCGGAGTGCCGATAATTCACTTTCTGTAACTAGCGATAACGCCGTTTCTTTTTGCAGCCGGGTCTGCTCAAACCGGCACGGTCTGATCCGGAAATACGGCCTCAATATGTGCCGCCAGTGTTTCCGCCAGTATGCGAAGGAC is part of the Bubalus bubalis isolate 160015118507 breed Murrah chromosome 11, NDDB_SH_1, whole genome shotgun sequence genome and harbors:
- the RPS29 gene encoding 40S ribosomal protein S29; its protein translation is MGHQQLYWSHPRKFGQGSRSCRVCSNRHGLIRKYGLNMCRQCFRQYAKDIGFIKLD